Within the Vibrio tasmaniensis genome, the region CTTTGCGCCGTTTTACCGCAATGTTATTGGAAAAGCAGGGCTTTGATGTTGTGCAGAAAGAAGATGGCCAACAAGCGTTAGATGCTTTGGATACCGAGGATGTTGATTTGATTCTGATGGATATCGAGATGCCGATTATGGATGGTATTGAAGCTTCTCGTCGAATCCGCAGTGCTGCCAAAGAATATTCTTCAGTGCCGATTATTGCTCACACGGGCGACAGTTCCCCAGTGACATTGGAAAAAATGGAATCGTCAGGCATGTCAGACTTTATTGTGAAACCGGCAGATAAAACCCGATTGTTCGATAAAATTGCACACTGGATTTGATGGGTTTCAGCATTTTGTTATCCAGCTGAACTAGATGAATAGATGAATAGATGAATAGATGAACACAAGAAAGAGCTCAGCAATTCGCTGGGCTCTTTTTGTATCGCGACATGATAGCTACATGCAGTCTTGCCGTTCAACGCTACAAACAGAAAGCTGCTATCAACAAGCTTCTAGCAAAAGGTTACACGAACTCTAACTCCGGATGATTGTATGCCTCATGACAAACGGTGAGAACATGATCAATATCACTAGGTGTCATGTCGGCATTGACTGAAAAGCGGATGATGTTTTTGTTCCTACCCGTAGCGGGGCGACAAAAAACAGCACCGAACACATCACGCTGTTCGAGGAAATCGCGAACACGCTCGGTGTTTCTTTCACTACCGCACTCTAATGCCACAATTTGAGACTCGCTGCGGATATTAAAGCCAATTCGTTTGAGGCCGGTAGTAAGTGATTTAGCTCGATTGAATAAGGCTTGTCGTTTGTCTTCTGCACCTTTTATTACCTCTAATGTTTTCTCTAAACGAACCACTTCTTGTGGTAATACCGTCGAACTGAAAATCGCGGGATAAGCAACAAACGGTAAGGTTTCTGAAAGCTGTTTCGGCCCAAGAATTGCCCCTGCACGATAAGCAAAAGTTTTAGCCAAACTAACGGTGATGAAGTCGACTTGCTTAGTGAGGCCCAAGGCGTGAACTAAGCCAGCACCATTTTCCCCATGCGTACCCAGTGAATGCGATTCATCAACGACGACGGCACAATCAAACTCCTGCGCCATTTCGTAGATGTCGCGTAGTGGGGCGATGGTCCCAATGGTGCTGTAAACTGAATCGACCACAATAACGCCTGTGCCGTGGCGTTCTAGCTGTTTGCGCAGGTGATTCATATTGTTATGCATAAACGGGTGGGCAATGCCGCCAGCGGCACGAATGCCTTCCCATAGCGACATGTGGGCAAAAAAGTCGATATACACAGGTGTGCCCGGAGGGCAGATCGTTTGAAGTAACCCAATATTAGCCGCCCATCCCGACTGAGAAAGTAAACAGCTCTCCATTCCGACATAATTCGCGAGTTCGGTTTCAAATGCAGGTTTAGACTCTTCATCTTGTAAGAAAATAGCAGACATCACTACGTTGTCATCGTGTTCGATGATCGCCGCTTGATGAGCCTCTTGGATCGGTTTGTTGTGTGACAGTGCTAAGTAATCATTGCTCTGCATAACAACGGCGTTGCGCTGAGGTCGTTTACCTAATACCAAGTGCTTTTGGCTTTGGTTCTGGGTAATGAGGTCTTGAATATAGAAGTTCAAGCGTTCTTCGATAAAGGAAGGTAGTGGTTTGTTTTTTGTTGTATCACTCATAATTATTCTCTTCAAATATGGGAAAACGCCAGCGCCGGCGGTTGTATATTGAAGTTAAAAAGTGATGTGTCATTAGCCAGTTTGCATAATTTTGTATGTGCTAGCAAACTCAGTATTTAAAGGTATCGAAGCAACCAATTTTCCTTACGGTGCGGGGCTTTAACCTAGTTCAGATATGAATGATAGTCTTCTTTTTTATGATAAAAGGCTATTAAAACTCGGTGTTCGAATGACCATGCAAAGGTGATTCTGAAAAGCTTTGATGTCCTAGCTGCGTATTATGAACTGGAGCGTACTAGCTATGAACGTGAATCAGTTCGATTAAGTCGTTCAATTCCTGATTGGCTAGCTTTCTGTAGATACTCATGGTCACGACCGTTATTAACTGTACTGGTTTTTATTGTCAAAATTGTATTTGTACTGTTTCTAGGCGGTATTGGATTGATTGTGAAGCCTGTAAAATCTGGTGCAGTTAAGTTGGTGGGAAAAGTAGTAAAGCAGTCGTAAAATATGTGGTTGATGGCCAATACACATAGAGGTCATCCCGTTTCAGTCCAGCTTATATACAAAGGCCTCGCAACTGCGAGGCCTTTGTATATAAGCTTGGTTTAGCGATGATTAATCACGCTTCCTAATCATTGAGCCAAACATTAATCTAATGTCGAAAGCTCTTGTTTGTATTCTTCAACCTTTGCTTTTTCTTCGGCTATTTTTCTTTGGTACTTAGTGACCTTGTCGTCTTCGTTGAAGTCTTGCGCTTCTTGAAGTTCCTCTTTGTACTCAATGATATCTTCTTGCGCGTCTTCAATGTCACTCATTAACTCTGATTTTAATTCTTCGTCGGTACAGTATGTATTTACTTGGTCTAGAGCGTCTGTCAGCCCTTCTAGCTTATTGTCATATCCGTTGGCTTTGGCGATCTCAATTTTCATTTCAATCTCACACGCTTTTTTCTCACAACCCATCTTTTGTGAGCAGTCAGAAGCGAAAGCTGACAATGGAAGAAGGAGTAAAGGTAATAGTACTTTGATTGTGTGTTTTGACATTTTGGTCGCCTAAGCTGATTCATTAAAAGGATGCGGTACGTAATCTATAGAAGGAACGTGATTGAGACTATATCGTTTGGCTATCAGAAAATTTCAAATGAAATATTTTGTCCCGCAATATTCGTCCCGCAGTAAGTCTGGACTTACAAAGTGAACTCGATGCTTTTACGCTTCTTCCTGAGGCTGTAATACCTTAAGTATTTGAATACTGGACTGCTCTCTTCTGTTAGGTTCTGATAAAAGGGGTTATTGATAAGTACCAGAGAGTCGACTTTAAACAGGAACAAACCAAACATTGCCTTTGTTGGTTTCAAATACAAATCATAGAGAAATTGTGCCATCGCGGGGTCGTGAGCCGGAATGGTGAGCGATTTTTTAGCCATTGATTCCGTAAGGTATCGCAGTACTTGTTTACGTACCGACAAACTGATCGAACCGACACTCAGCAACATGTCGTTTTTGTCGTCATACACAATGTGGCCCATCATTAAGCCTTTACAGTAAAAGCTGAGAATGACGATATTGTCGACGGATAGATGATCGGCTTGATAGAAGCTAAGAAAGTCCAAAGAATACAACTTTGAATGAATAGAGAGTATGTCTTCCAAGACATCGTTCGGGACCGTTTTCATCGTATAGGATTCAACGGTATCAATGGTGTAACGATAAGCGATATCTTGGTTTACTGGGATGTCACTTAGCTTTACTGAAGGGGAGATAGTTTCTGCTTCTTTATCGTCAAATTCGTAATGTTGACTGAAGTAATTCGCAATACCCAGGCGGCGAATAAGGCTAGTGGTGGTCTCGTTTCTCTCCCACTTACTCAGCGTCACTTGGTTTATGCCGCCGAAAACTCGATGTGAATTTGCAAGTAAAGTCGCTAAATCTTCCTGTGACAGTGTTTTTTCTTCGCGAAGCCTTTTTAATTCTTCTGGGAAGTTCTCACGATTCATCTAAGTCTCCTGTCTTTCTCAGTTGTCTTACTCACAAACACCACCTTCTCATTATAGTGAATCAATTGAAATTCCATATAAGAATTTAATTCAAGTGCTTGTAGCTAAACAAAGTTCTGATGAGCTTACCTGAATTAATGATGCATCTATTTATGGTGGGTCTAAATACGTTACCAGTGACTCTGATAACGTATTTCATGGTCTCTTTGTTGCATAAAGAAGAGACTTTGCAGAAGCTAAAGGTAATTAGGGCATGTTGATCTTTCGAGCAGGTTCTTTCTGCTATAAAAGAGCTAGCTAATGGTAAAACATACCGAATGATTGAGACTTTGATTCGAATTAAATTCTGAAATGATAAATATATTATATTTAATAATGCTTATTTAGTAATCACTGTTGAGTTTGATATCAAATCAAGTGGCTGATTTTATTGGGTATAGGATGAATGTCGCAAAAATTATCTTTTAGAACACTAAAGTTTTAAATTCTATTTATAATTAGTTATGCGAGATATAATATCACATCGTACCTGTTGCTTAGGTGTTTTTTAGCTATATATGTGACTTTACAGGGGAGTTATCTTTCTGATTTGAAAGAATAATTAAATAGATGAGATAAAAAAGTTGGCGAAAATCAGAAGCTTGGCATACACTTTCCTTGTAAATGACCTTATCTCATTGATTGAATAGGGTAAATGCTTTGGCGCTACTGAAGATGGTAGCAATGTATAACATAGCTTTGAGGAAAGTTTTATGGCACTCACTAAAGCCGATTTGGCTGAGAACCTGTTTGAAACACTCGGATACAGCAAGCGGGATGCCAAGGAAACGGTTGAAGTGTTTTTCGAAGAAGTTCGTAAAGCACTCGAAAATGGCGAACAGGTAAAACTGTCTGGTTTTGGTAACTTTGATCTTCGTGAGAAAAACGAGCGACCTGGTCGTAACCCGAAAACTGGTGAAGACATTCCGATTTCTGCTCGACGTGTTGTTACTTTTAGACCGGGACAAAAATTAAAAGCCCGAGTCGAAAATATTAAAATCGAGAAGTAGCCAAGCAATAGACCACGCCAAGCGTGGTCTTTTTGTATCTGCGTTTTATGCATCATTTGCTGACTTCCTTGTCACTAGTTTCTCATAGTGGTGTCACCTAACTCTCTTTTCTTAGCTGTCCTCTCCTGTTTTTATCACCATTAGTGACATCTCTATATTTTGCTTTCTGATAGCAATTAAGCAATGAAGTAATGAAAGCAACGCGAGAACGCTAATAAAAAGAAAGGGCTGCGATTATGCAGCCCTTTGTCGTTCTTGTTTATGATAAGCGGTTAAGCCGCTTTAATGTGCGTTGTAATGTACGGTTGCCATGCTTGTTGGTAGAGCTCTAAAGATTGGCGTCTTAGGCTATTGATTTGTGCCGCTTCGATATCGTTGATTGGGCGATGTTCTGCAATTGCGTGACGCTCAATGCCTTGGATGATTTCGTAGAGTTCGTGCTCAGGGCCACTTTTCACATCAGCAATCGCTTTTAAGTGAAGTTGAACCTCTGCAATGATGTTGGTCTTTGGCAAACGAACCAACAAGTTAAGGTCACGGTAGCCAGAATCGGCTGGTGATTTAAACTTGTTTTTCAGCTTAACAACGTCTGCTTCACGGCTTAGCGCTTCGTAAACTTCAACCAAGCTTTCTACATCGTTCGCGATGATAGTTGCACGGGCTAAGTCGGTAATTTTTGTCACATCACCATCAAGCTCAAGGGCGATTTTTTCTTCTGCACGAGCTTGAGATTTAACGCCAGCAAATAGCACTTCAGAATTGGTGAGTAGGGCAGTACTTTTACAGATAGTTTCTAGTTCAGCTTGGCCTTGATGCGCCTTGCTGTACAGAATATCGAAGTCGGTGTAAGGCTGAGTCGGGCGTGAGTCGAAGGCTTTGATGCCGTAGAGGCCGCTCAAACTATGACGGAATACATTTGATGAAACTTGGTTTTGCGCAGGAGTGCGCGTTTGATCAGTCGAACTTGTTGAAACAGGTGCTGCTGCGAATGCAGGCGCTCGGCTCAATACCAATAGCATTAGGGCCGTCGTGCGGAGAAATACACTCATTCAAACTCCAAAATACAAGGTTACAAAAACGGGAAGTCAAAAGGGGTAACCAGTAACGCATAAGAGTAAAAACAGTTTAACTAAACTCACTATATATTAAATGGGGCTAGCTAAGACAGAAACCAACTCTAACGTTTAATATTGCTTTAAAATGTGAAGATATAGACAAATAATCCAACCGTTAGTTCCGCAATTATCAGAACTTTGAACTTAGCCAGTTTCTGATTTTATCGAAACCAATGTGGTACTTTAAACCAAGCTAAGGTTGCTCTTACCTCTCTATACTGTACCCTTGCATTATGACTGTTTAACATGAACGAAAGATGAATAATCCTGAATTTTGGCACAATAAATGGGCAGCCAACCAAATTGGTTTCCACCTTGAAGATGTAAATCCACTTCTGATTAAATTTTGGGAAAAGACGGAGCCTAGTTACGAGAAGAGTGTGTTTGTGCCTCTTTGTGGCAAAAGTGAAGACCTGATTTGGCTAGCGACCAAGCATGAAGAGGTTCAAGGTGTCGAATTAAGCCAGATCGCGGTTCGCGCATTTTTTGCAGAGCACCTTTACACCCCGACTGTGACTCAAATCAGTGGTCAGCACGAGTTGTACCAATTCGATGAGCTTAACGTTTACACGGGTGATTATTTCACCGCGCCCATTCGGCCAGTCGACATCATTTATGATCGAGCTTCTTTGGTGGCTTTACCTGCTGAGATACGCGTGCAATATGTAGAGCGTTTGAAGCAACTGTTAAAGCCTGGCGGCAAGATCTTGTTGGTTACATTGGATTACGACCAAAGCGAGATGGCCGGGCCTCCGTTTAGCGTACCTAAGTTAGAAATCGATCAGTTGTTCGCGGGATACAAAATCACATTGTTGAATCAAGATATCGCAGACGATGAACATCCGAAGATTGCTAAGAAAGGTTTGTCTCGATTCAGTGAAGAAGTGTATTTGATTGAGTCTGACGCTTAAGTTCAGTGAGCTTTCAAGCGAAAAGACCGCTCAAATAAAAAAGAAGACACCAACAACAAGACGGGCTCGATAGCCCGTCTTTTTTATTGTTCAAATCTGAAGTTGTGATTGTTCAGAATGAAATCGCTGGTTAGTAAATTACTTTTACTTTAGAAGCACTCTCAATTGCATCTTCAATCGCTGTCTCGGTGCTGTTACGACGAGTAAGCGCCACACCTAAACGACGGCGACCATCGATATCAGGTTTACCAAACAGGCGAACTTGCGTTTGTGGTGCGTCTAGAGCCTCTGTAAGACCTTCAAAACGAATGTTGTTCGAAGTGCCTTGACCTAAGATAACCGCAGATGCACATGGGCCGTATTGCGTGATTGATTTGATTGGCATACCCGTAAACGCGCGTACGTGTAGTGCAAATTCCGATGAATCTTGAGACATCAATGTTACTAAGCCAGTATCGTGTGGGCGAGGGGACACTTCGTTGAAGATAACGTGATCGCCTTTAACAAACAGCTCTACGCCGAAAATACCGTGACCACCTAGTGCGTTAACTACTTGTTCAGCCGTGTATTGAGCAGCTTTAAGTGCGTTGTCTGACATCACTTGTGGCTGCCATGATTCACGGTAATCACCATCTTCTTGACGGTGGCCGATTGGTGCACAGAAATGAACGCCGTCGACTGCGCGAACGGTTAGAAGCGTGATTTCGTAATCAAAATCGATGAAGCCTTCAACGATCACACGACCGGCACCAGTACGACCACCTTCTTGTGCGTAGTCCCAAGACTTCTGAATGTCTTCTTGTGTTTTGATAACACTTTGGCCTTTACCTGAAGAACTCATTACTGGCTTAACAACGCAAGGCATGCCCACGAATTCAATAGCGGCAGCAAAGTCTTCAAAGGTGTCTGCAAAGCGATAAGGAGAAGTGCTCAATTTTAGCTCTTCAGCAGCTAGGCGACGGATACCTTCGCGGTTCATCGTTAGCTTCGTCGCATTTGCAGTGGGAACGACATTTAAGCCTTGTGCTTCTAGCTCTACCAACTTGCTGGTGGCAATAGCTTCAATTTCAGGAACCACATAATCTGGCTTTTCTAGTTCAATGATCGCTTGAAGTGCATCACCGTCTAACATGTCTAAAACATGGCTACGATGCGCAACTTGCATCGCTGGTGCGTCTGCGTAACGGTCACATGCAATAACTTCCAAGCCTAAACGTTGGCACTCGATAGCAACTTCTTTACCGAGTTCACCTGAACCTAATAGAAGCACACGAGTAGCATTTTCACGAGTAGCAGTACCAAACATAGAAATTCCTTCCGATCTTTTGAACGATTGATTGAAAACGGGGTGATCATACTTATTTCAATGATAAAAGCAAACGTTTGCGCGGTTGTTGCGTTAATTACAGGCATAAAAAAAGCAGCTCTGTAAAATGGAGCTGCTTCTTTAAAACTTTGTTAATTATATGTACTTAGATTGCTAAGTAAGTCACTGGTATGTCGGGATTAATCGCTTCCAACGTAGACTGCGTATCCGCTAGGTGACTGATGCTACCTTCGGCAATTTCAACCAAGGCGGCACTTTCAATTTGTTCAAAATCGAAGCTAGCCAGTTTAAGTTGAATCAACGCCACTTGTAGAGGTGGTAGGCTAGGGTTGAACGCTGCGTTTTCTGCGTAAGCACCCGTGAAAATCTCACCTGACGTCAGTTGTAGTGAAACACCACTTAGGTTTTTGGTGTAAGGAGCATGGCTGCGGTTTAGTGCTGCTAGTGCTTCTACAACAATAGGCGTTGTTTCTTCAGTCGTGTGCTGATGATCAAGCTTAGTCATTAGGCCAGTCGTCACACCTAAATCAGCAGGGCCGAACGAGTCTGGCAGGTATTCTTGCAGAGACATTTCATCACGTTGTGGAAGCTGAACTTTAAGCTCTTTCGCAGTGGTCAGTTCGTTCATGAACTGACGACAGTGACCACAGGGGCTGAAATTGATCGTGATATCGGAGATACCTTGTTCGCCTTTCATCCAAGCATGGCTGATTGCAGATTGCTCAGCGTGAACGGTTTGACCAAGTTGAGCACCAGCGATTTCAAGGTTTGCACCAAAATACAGAGTGCCAGACAAACCACGTACGATTGCACCAACATAAAAGTCAGATAACGGCGCGTAAGAATACGCAGCGGCAAAAGGAAGTAGCGCAATACGTAGCTCGTCATCCGCTAAACCACTTGCTTGCAGTAGGCTAGCAAATTGTTCTGGAGACAATGTCGCGTCAAAGTTGTCTGCTAATACGATGTCACTCAAAAGTGCTTTGATTGCTGTTGGAGCACTTTCCAGCGCCAGGGTAATACGACTGTTCATGTTGAATCCTTAATTGACCTTAGGCTTTAAGTTTATGCAATACTCAGGAATTTTCTGTGACAAATATCACTATTATATTGTTGCTGTTACATTGACTTGCATAGTTAGAGTGAGGTCACACTTGAAATCGATTGCAATAGCTATTTTTGCAGTTGATATCGCACTTATCGCCCGTAATAGAGCGTAACTAGTCTGCTATTACTAACTAAATGTGAGAAAAAAGCCCAAGCAGGCACTGAAATCAACAGTATTCTGGTTGGGCTGAATCGTGTGATGAGGTTTTAGTTAAGAATAGAACCAAACCACGAGCGAAAATATACTCGGAGCAATGATTGAGGTAATGACGCCACAAAGCACAAGCGCTAGAGAGCTGAATGCAGCATCTTCCTGATTCTTTTCAGCGCATGTCGCAGTACCTAAAGCGTGAGACACAGTACCCATGGTTAAACCACGTGCGATAGGGTTTTTAATGCCAATGAGATTGTAGATTGGGTAAGCAAAGATTGCCCCAAATAGACCAACAATCAATACCAGTATTGCCGCAATCGCTGCTTCACCACCTAAATGGCTAGACACTTCCATAGCAATTGGCGTGGTGACTGACTTGCCTAATAAACTCGCAATCAAACTTAAGTCCGCTTTAAAAGCCACGGCGATTAATGCTGTCGTTGTCATCGACATCACACTGCCTAGCGTGCAAGCGAAGGTAATGATTCGCCAGTTTGCTCTGATTTGAGGTAGCTGTTCGTAAAGCGGGTAAGCAAGGGCAACAACCGCAGGCTGCAGCATGTAGGTAATCCATGTGTTGTCTGCATAGTAAGTCTCAAACGGTACTTTGAAGAACGTGAGTATCGGAATGATGATACCAATACTGATTAGTAGGGGATTACACAGCGGTGAGTTTACTTTTTTACTGACCCAGCGAGCAAACAGGAATACCACGATGGTGAGTAGAATCCACATGATCAGTTACCTCTCGATAGCAAGCGGTCTAAGAACCATGATAAGGACACCAACACCAGTAACGTGCCGCCAACGGCGCTTGCCATAATTGGCAATGCGTTCGCGATGAGCATGTCGAAGTGATCCATCAACCCAACACTGATCGGAACAAACAGTAAGATCATTAGGCGGATAATCAAGCTTGCACCGGGTTGTACCCAGTGCGAAGGGACAATACCAATCACCATGGCGGCAAACAGAATCAACATGCCAAAAATACTGCCTGGGATTGAGGTATCCAAAAAGTGCTGTAACGCGTTACCTGCTGTAAGTGCACCTATGATTAAGGTGAAGGAGATTAAGCAGTAAACCAGCTGGATCAATCTTTCTTTCAAAGTGTTACGTCTCTTGATAATGGAATTAGCTAGCTAACTTTTCTACGTATTGATAAACCGCCTTCAAGATAGCCATTTTCTTCTCGTCGCTTTCATGTTCGTGCGCGAGGTTTTCAAGGTTGAGCATGTACTCTTCTAAACGGCATTCATAAAACTCTCGACAATGGTTCGCCCATTTCAATTGCTCAGCTTCGTCGAGTGTCCATGGGAAGTTACGCGCACGGTAACGGAACAGTAACGGTTTAATACGTTCGTCGCTGAAGGTGATATCCAAAGCGGCCAAGTTATTTGGGTCAGTTTCGCGAATGATGTTCATCGCTGTTTTATCAGCAGGTGAAAAGAAACCGTCGTAAAGGTGTGTATCAACATCATCACTCTTCTCGTACTCTCGTTCTTGTGAGTACAGGCCGATCAGTTTTTCGCGGATCTCTGGGTGTTCGCGCAGCAGTGCCAAGTTCTTCAAGCATTGTTGGCGATCGATACCGATTGTTTCGGCATTTTCAGCCGTCAGCGTTTTGGCTGGAGCAAGGATAGGGCACTTGTTCAGTTGGACCAATTTGATTGGCACAGGGAGCTCGTCTTCACCCAGTTCACTGCGTTTGGTGTAAAGCCTTTCTCTGAGTTCATCAGCGTCCAGCTCTAATAATGGGCTTGGATCTTTCGCTAAATCAACCACGATAACCGCATTTTGATTGGTTGGGTGCCAAGCCATAGGCACAACCCAGCTTGTGTAGTTGCAGTCACGGCCAAACATGCCCGAAACGTGCATCAATGGCGTCATGTTTACAATATCAACCAGGTCATTCAGCTTGCGCTTATGACGCATATTGTAAAGGTAATCGAACATCTTAGGTTGTGCTGATTTCAGCTTCTTCGCTAACTCGATGGTCGCAATAACATCGGCCATCGCATCGTGCGCGTTCTCATGTTCGATGCCGTTTGCCACAGATAGGTGTTCCAGTTTGAAGCTTGGATAACCTTCTTCGTTCTCTGGCCAAACAATGCCTTCAGGGCGCAGTGCGTGAACAGCGCGCATTACATCGAGTAGATCCCAACGAGAGTTGCCGTTCTGCCAGCTCCACGCATATGGGTCGATGAAGTTTCGGTAACAGGTGTAACGCGTTACTTCGTCATCGAATCTAATACTGTTGTAGCCAAGGCTTGTGGTGTTTGGTTTCGCTAACTCAGCATGAATCTTAGCGATAAATTCTGGCTCAGGGAGACCTTGTGAAGCCGCTTTCTGTGGTGTGATACGGGTTATCAACACAGCTTCAGGCGCAGGGAGGTAATCAGCAGGAGGTTGGCAATAGATAACCAGAGGCTCTCCAATAACATTGAAATCTTGGTCGGTACGAACACCCGCAAACTGACTCGGACGGTCTTTTGCTGGGCTAACGCCCCACGTTTCGTAATCGAAAAAGAAGTAGGTCGGCTGATTATCTGAACTCATTGAATTTCCTGAACAGCAAGCGCGGAGCGTTTACTGTGGCTGAAGGTTAGTTTTGTTCAGTATCTGATAGTATGCGGTACACGTGCAACCCAGATCACAAATAAATTGTCGGAAAACGGTGCTTTACTATTCAATCGAGTCGTTGGGGATGCCTTTGAATCCAGTTGAGGCGATTTGTTAGTTAATACAATCTGTCTAGCGTCGTTTAATCCGATGGAGGTGAGAGTATCAACTGGACTTTCTGTTTGATGGTTAACTCTCGGTTCCTCAAATCTTTGAATATAGTCTTCCATTCTTGAAAGGTGACGACTATCGGGTTAAAACTGTTTACGGGCTTGGTGACGCCGTAACGCACAGTTTCAACTTCAGGTTCGAATGTACCAAACAACTTATCCCAAATGATCAAAACACCGGCGTAGTTCTTATCGATGTATTGCGGGTTTTTTCCGTGATGTACTCGATGATGCGAAGGGGTGTTAAAGATGTATTCAAGTGGTCCCAAGCTTCGTATCCATTGTGTATGGACAAAGAACTGTAAACCTAGATTCAGAAGGACCACAAAGATCACCCATTTAGGGTCAAAACCTATGATGACCAACGGTACCCAGAATAGCCACATCCCAGCAAGTGGATACATTAAGCTTTGACGGAAAGCCGTACTGAAGTTCATCTGTTCTGAGCTGTGGTGCGCGACGTGTGCTGCCCACATCCATCGAACACGATGGCTTGCTCTATGGAACCAGTAATAGCAAAAGTCTTGCAACACCATTAATACAACAAAACTCAGCACGCCCATGTCGATGTCCATTAAACGCCAACCAAACATCCACAGATACAATTGCACGACCAATAACCCGGTGAGTAAATCGGAGAGTTGATGCATTCCCGCAAGCGTGAAGTTACACATCACTTCTGAAAGTTTATAGCTGGAGTTATCTGGCAGTCGACCTTGCTTCTGGCCGATAAAATACTCAGCCAACATGCACACCATGAACAAGGGCGCTAATACCAACAGTAGCCATTCTGGGTGATTAATTAATGCGTCGATATTCATGTTTTATCCTTGTTGAGACGCCATACGCGTTCTTAGTATCAAGTTTGTTTAGACTTGAGCGTTGGAGATTCAGTTAGCTGAACTTCGCTACCAGCGAGC harbors:
- the cqsA gene encoding alpha-hydroxyketone-type quorum-sensing autoinducer synthase: MSDTTKNKPLPSFIEERLNFYIQDLITQNQSQKHLVLGKRPQRNAVVMQSNDYLALSHNKPIQEAHQAAIIEHDDNVVMSAIFLQDEESKPAFETELANYVGMESCLLSQSGWAANIGLLQTICPPGTPVYIDFFAHMSLWEGIRAAGGIAHPFMHNNMNHLRKQLERHGTGVIVVDSVYSTIGTIAPLRDIYEMAQEFDCAVVVDESHSLGTHGENGAGLVHALGLTKQVDFITVSLAKTFAYRAGAILGPKQLSETLPFVAYPAIFSSTVLPQEVVRLEKTLEVIKGAEDKRQALFNRAKSLTTGLKRIGFNIRSESQIVALECGSERNTERVRDFLEQRDVFGAVFCRPATGRNKNIIRFSVNADMTPSDIDHVLTVCHEAYNHPELEFV
- a CDS encoding DUF1090 domain-containing protein codes for the protein MSKHTIKVLLPLLLLPLSAFASDCSQKMGCEKKACEIEMKIEIAKANGYDNKLEGLTDALDQVNTYCTDEELKSELMSDIEDAQEDIIEYKEELQEAQDFNEDDKVTKYQRKIAEEKAKVEEYKQELSTLD
- a CDS encoding helix-turn-helix domain-containing protein; this translates as MNRENFPEELKRLREEKTLSQEDLATLLANSHRVFGGINQVTLSKWERNETTTSLIRRLGIANYFSQHYEFDDKEAETISPSVKLSDIPVNQDIAYRYTIDTVESYTMKTVPNDVLEDILSIHSKLYSLDFLSFYQADHLSVDNIVILSFYCKGLMMGHIVYDDKNDMLLSVGSISLSVRKQVLRYLTESMAKKSLTIPAHDPAMAQFLYDLYLKPTKAMFGLFLFKVDSLVLINNPFYQNLTEESSPVFKYLRYYSLRKKRKSIEFTL
- the ihfA gene encoding integration host factor subunit alpha; its protein translation is MALTKADLAENLFETLGYSKRDAKETVEVFFEEVRKALENGEQVKLSGFGNFDLREKNERPGRNPKTGEDIPISARRVVTFRPGQKLKARVENIKIEK
- a CDS encoding RelA/SpoT domain-containing protein yields the protein MSVFLRTTALMLLVLSRAPAFAAAPVSTSSTDQTRTPAQNQVSSNVFRHSLSGLYGIKAFDSRPTQPYTDFDILYSKAHQGQAELETICKSTALLTNSEVLFAGVKSQARAEEKIALELDGDVTKITDLARATIIANDVESLVEVYEALSREADVVKLKNKFKSPADSGYRDLNLLVRLPKTNIIAEVQLHLKAIADVKSGPEHELYEIIQGIERHAIAEHRPINDIEAAQINSLRRQSLELYQQAWQPYITTHIKAA
- a CDS encoding thiopurine S-methyltransferase; the protein is MNNPEFWHNKWAANQIGFHLEDVNPLLIKFWEKTEPSYEKSVFVPLCGKSEDLIWLATKHEEVQGVELSQIAVRAFFAEHLYTPTVTQISGQHELYQFDELNVYTGDYFTAPIRPVDIIYDRASLVALPAEIRVQYVERLKQLLKPGGKILLVTLDYDQSEMAGPPFSVPKLEIDQLFAGYKITLLNQDIADDEHPKIAKKGLSRFSEEVYLIESDA
- the purT gene encoding formate-dependent phosphoribosylglycinamide formyltransferase, whose translation is MFGTATRENATRVLLLGSGELGKEVAIECQRLGLEVIACDRYADAPAMQVAHRSHVLDMLDGDALQAIIELEKPDYVVPEIEAIATSKLVELEAQGLNVVPTANATKLTMNREGIRRLAAEELKLSTSPYRFADTFEDFAAAIEFVGMPCVVKPVMSSSGKGQSVIKTQEDIQKSWDYAQEGGRTGAGRVIVEGFIDFDYEITLLTVRAVDGVHFCAPIGHRQEDGDYRESWQPQVMSDNALKAAQYTAEQVVNALGGHGIFGVELFVKGDHVIFNEVSPRPHDTGLVTLMSQDSSEFALHVRAFTGMPIKSITQYGPCASAVILGQGTSNNIRFEGLTEALDAPQTQVRLFGKPDIDGRRRLGVALTRRNSTETAIEDAIESASKVKVIY
- the cdd gene encoding cytidine deaminase — translated: MNSRITLALESAPTAIKALLSDIVLADNFDATLSPEQFASLLQASGLADDELRIALLPFAAAYSYAPLSDFYVGAIVRGLSGTLYFGANLEIAGAQLGQTVHAEQSAISHAWMKGEQGISDITINFSPCGHCRQFMNELTTAKELKVQLPQRDEMSLQEYLPDSFGPADLGVTTGLMTKLDHQHTTEETTPIVVEALAALNRSHAPYTKNLSGVSLQLTSGEIFTGAYAENAAFNPSLPPLQVALIQLKLASFDFEQIESAALVEIAEGSISHLADTQSTLEAINPDIPVTYLAI
- a CDS encoding LrgB family protein → MWILLTIVVFLFARWVSKKVNSPLCNPLLISIGIIIPILTFFKVPFETYYADNTWITYMLQPAVVALAYPLYEQLPQIRANWRIITFACTLGSVMSMTTTALIAVAFKADLSLIASLLGKSVTTPIAMEVSSHLGGEAAIAAILVLIVGLFGAIFAYPIYNLIGIKNPIARGLTMGTVSHALGTATCAEKNQEDAAFSSLALVLCGVITSIIAPSIFSLVVWFYS
- a CDS encoding CidA/LrgA family protein, whose amino-acid sequence is MKERLIQLVYCLISFTLIIGALTAGNALQHFLDTSIPGSIFGMLILFAAMVIGIVPSHWVQPGASLIIRLMILLFVPISVGLMDHFDMLIANALPIMASAVGGTLLVLVSLSWFLDRLLSRGN